The Montipora foliosa isolate CH-2021 chromosome 1, ASM3666993v2, whole genome shotgun sequence genome has a window encoding:
- the LOC138006982 gene encoding pleckstrin homology domain-containing family F member 2-like, whose product MVDRLANTEANERRIRNVENCFGASGQPLMVQGRVLVGEGVLTKLCRKKPKPRQFFLFNDILVYGNIVINKKKYNKQHIIPLEDIKLQSLDDEGNLKNGWQIISAKKSFAVYAATRTEKAEWMAHINKCIQDLLAKTGKKGTTEHAAVWVPDSEASTCMHCLKSKFTALNRRHHCRKCGGVVCSNCSTKKFLLPSQSSKPLRVCDNCFNLLATGKMTADQQHKKQTTVPTPPQKVEKPEEDSSSGEENSDDEELVAENPASSEYQVPTKPTFYQGQQKIANDDATAEPMEVQSDNEV is encoded by the exons ATGGTGGACAGGTTAG CAAACACTGAAGCTAATGAGAGGAGGATACGTAACGTGGAAAATTGTTTTGGTGCCTCTGGGCAA CCATTAATGGTACAGGGAAGAGTTCTTGTGGGGGAAGGAGTTTTGACAAAGCTTTGTCGGAAAAAGCCCAAACCTCGTCAGTTCTTTCTATTCAATGACATTCTTGTGTATGGAAATATTGTCATCAACAAGAAAAAG TATAACAAGCAACATATTATTCCACTGGAGGACATCAAACTGCAGTCCCTTGATGATGAAGGAA ACTTGAAGAATGGATGGCAGATCATTAGTGCTAAGAAGTCATTTGCTGTATATGCAGCCACAAGGACTGAGAAAGCAGAATGGATGGCTCACATTAATAAGTGTATCCAAGATCTGCTAGCCAAAA CGGGAAAGAAAGGTACCACTGAACATGCTGCTGTGTGGGTGCCAGACAGTGAAGCGTCAACATGCATGCATTGTTTAAAGAGCAAGTTTACAGCACTAAACCGTAGA CATCATTGCCGAAAATGTGGAGGAGTTGTGTGTAGCAATTGTTCCACAAAAAAGTTCCTGTTGCCTTCTCAGTCGTCGAAACCTTTGCGAGTTTGTGACAACTGTTTCAATTTGTTAGCAACTGGCAAAATGACAGCTGACCAGCAACACAAGAAGCAAACAA CTGTCCCTACTCCACCCCAGAAGGTAGAAAAACCAGAAGAGGACTCCTCCTCTGGTGAGGAGAACTCTGATGATGAAGAATTAGTGGCTGAAAACCCAGCATCGTCAGAATACCAAGTCCCCACCAAG ccCACATTTTACCAAGGACAACAGAAAATAGCAAATGATGATGCAACTGCGGAGCCAATGGAAGTCCAGTCAGATAATGAAGTATGA
- the LOC137972978 gene encoding uncharacterized protein — protein MDLMLLALNYSIRTKNSLLFQIEGSSSGLSRSYTQSRNCNHIVNLSVKFYQELTVAGEAYQCSRPRRLNLKKDAVPTIFNFEKKRKCGEEQVVPPKNKTAARGNPEERVRPAFAKRRRLEVLSELLDQSQSSDALEEPQETDTDPGLVDARRNVCVFTICGNLRPKNPQNISVAVQVSPENKDAESQVYGEIVHDTATQTTVIHQLQVRSSHVQTTRVNYRSLQTQTTTPKILSSAVQCSLTEDSLLKISQQKPVVSVKPEAECDEECDDDGSDTGSVCSDCSGNEWNLDDIKQDSDGEYEDEETGDVDTKDETAPFGKKYLVFESNLFELFQSCYKCLAPATPRLEKVVGSMIVIVAKCSNGHTRSWTSQKCDGRLPWGNMLCAAGTLFTGSNPARVASFFNHVGVLYMSLKTYYKIQRVYLAPAVNRCWENEKLSLLTSLQGKAIDLGGDARCDSPGHSAKYGTYHLVELNLNKVLAVELVQSNEVKSSYHMELEGLKRSLTVIKNQGVDIKTLVTDRHSGIKKYMREQEKDIDHRFDCWHMATNISKKIEALAKKKSCAVLGDWKQSISNHLYWCAASSSGDGKQVEAKWLSISNHVTNVHEGHSQAFPRCSHGPLQQERKWLRRGSKAFKELESVISNKTFLKDVPKLSDEHQTSFVEVLHKVDIYFAPKHTHFFYQGMKARLQLAALHFNENANKPQRKIKKGVNAGADQWLVSYPKYKKGGAVAKEIKEACTYDYIKTLFDELLRLRAQFPSYSAALRDIKPMLQALPKPLTSQHPQQDKQAVVTKHKSRFNK, from the exons ATGGATCTGATGCTCTTAGCCTTGAATTACTCCATAAGAACCAAgaattctttgttatttcagaTTGAAGGATCTAGCAGTGGTCTTAGTAGGTCATACACACAATCACGCAACTGCAATCACATTGTCAATCTCTCTGTGAAATTTTACCAAGAATTAACGGTGGCAGGGGAAGCTTATCAATGTTCTCGG CCTCGACGACTAAACCTTAAAAAAGATGCAGTGCCGACGATATTTAATTtcgagaagaaaagaaaatgtggtGAAGAACAAGTCGTCCCTCCGAAGAACAAAACCGCAGCCCGCGGTAACCCAGAAGAGAGAGTCCGTCCAGCATTCGCTAAACGCAGGAGGTTAGAG GTCCTTTCAGAACTACTTGACCAATCTCAATCATCTGACGCCCTCGAAGAACCACAGGAAACCGACACAGACCCTGGCTTAGTTGACGCCAGAAGAAATGTTTGCGTGTTTACCATCTGTGGAAACCTGCGACCAAAAAATCCCCAGAATATATCAGTTGCAGTGCAAGTGTCACCGGAAAATAAGGATGCCGAGTCACAAGTATATGGGGAAATCGTTCATGACACCGCCACTCAGACTACAGTCATACACCAGTTACAG GTGAGAAGCAGTCATGTACAGACGACCCGAGTAAATTATAGATCCCTGCAGACTCAAACAACTACTCCAAAAA TACTTTCTAGTGCAGTTCAGTGTTCTTTGACGGAAGACAGCTTGTTAAAGATCTCCCAGCAAAAACCTGTCGTATCAGTGAAGCCAGAAGCTGAATGTGACGAAGAATGTGATGACGACGGATCAGATACAGGCAGTGTGTGCAGTGACTGCAGCGGAAATGAATG GAATTTAGATGACATCAAACAGGACAGCGATGGTGAGTACGAGGATGAGGAAACTGGAGACGTAGACACGAAGGACGAAACGGCaccatttggaaaaaaatatctgGTATTCGAGAGTAACTTGTTCGAGCTTTTCCAGAGCTGCTACAAGTGTCTTGCACCAGCCACGCCTAGACTCGAAAAAGTAGTGGGTTCAATGATTGTTATCGTCGCTAAATGTTCAAATGGCCACACGAGAAGCTGGACGAGCCAAAAGTGTGATGGAAGACTCCCATGGGGAAATATGCTCTGCGCTGCTGGAACTCTGTTTACCGGTAGCAATCCTGCACGAGTAGCCAGCTTTTTTAACCACGTTGGAGTTTTGTACATGTCACTGAAGACCTACTACAAAATCCAGAGGGTTTATCTCGCCCCTGCGGTGAATAGATGCTGGGAAAACGAGAAGCTGTCCCTTCTGACATCTCTTCAGGGTAAAGCAATAGATCTTGGAGGAGATGCAAGGTGTGACTCCCCAGGTCATTCAGCAAAATATGGTACATACCACTTGGTAGAGCTGAACCTCAATAAAGTTCTAGCTGTTGAACTTGTGCAG AGTAATGAGGTTAAAAGTTCTTATCACATGGAGCTAGAAGGGCTTAAGAGAAGTCTGACCGTCATCAAGAATCAAGGCGTGGACATCAAAACTCTTGTAACAGACAGACACTCTGGCATAAAAAAGTACATGCGTGAACAGGAAAAGGACATTGATCACAGATTTGACTGCTGGCATATGGCTACAA ACATCTCTAAGAAAATTGAGGCACTTGCCAAGAAAAAATCATGTGCCGTCCTTGGAGACTGGAAACAAAGTATCTCCAACCATTTATACTGGTGTGCTGCCAGCAGCAGTGGTGATGGCAAGCAAGTGGAGGCTAAATGGCTTTCAATATCCAACCATGTGACCAATGTACATGAGGGGCACTCACAAGCCTTCCCAAGATGTTCACATGGTCCTttgcaacaagaaagaaaatggTTAAGAAGAG GGTCCAAGGCTTTCAAAGAGCTTGAATCCGTCATAAGCAACAAGACTTTCCTTAAAGACGTACCTAAGTTGTCGGATGAACATCAGACATCATTTGTGGAAGTCTTACACAAAGTGGACATCTACTTTGCGCCAAAGCACACTCACTTTTTTTACCAAGGAATGAAAGCACG GCTCCAGCTTGCAGCTCTCCATTTTAATGAAAATGCCAATAAACCTcagaggaaaataaaaaaaggtgTGAATGCAGGAGCTGACCAGTGGTTAGTGTCCTACCCCAAGTACAAAAAAGGAGGTGCAGTTGCAAAGGAAATTAAAGAGGCTTGTACatatg ATTACATCAAGACACTTTTTGATGAGCTTCTACGCCTAAGAGCACAGTTTCCATCGTACAGTGCTGCACTACGAGATATCAAGCCAATGCTGCAGGCCCTCCCTAAACCTCTTACAAGCCAACACCCACAACAAGACAAACAGGCAGTCGTAACAAAACACAAATCCCgatttaataaataa